A window of Solanum stenotomum isolate F172 chromosome 3, ASM1918654v1, whole genome shotgun sequence contains these coding sequences:
- the LOC125860481 gene encoding UDP-glycosyltransferase 89B2-like, protein MSENHPHVLIFPYPAQGHMLPLLDFTHQLVNNGVAITILVTPKNLPILDPLLSRNPSIKTLVLPFPSHPSIPAGVENVKDLPANGFRSMMYNLRKLRDPILEWFRNHPSPPSAIISDMFLGFTHEIATQLGIRRYVFSPSGALVLSVVFSLWREMPKRKNPNDENEYFHFPNIPNSPKFPFWQLSHIYRSHVEGDPSSEFIRECYLANIASDGIVFNTFMELENIYLDHLMKDLGHNRVWSVGPVLPPGEDDVSGKSNRGGSSSVLASEILAWLDKCEDHSVVYVCFGSQAVLTNKQMEELAIALDKSGVKFILSAKRATKGHASNDYGVIPSWFEEKVAGRGLVVRDWAPQVLILKHQAIGAFLTHCGWNSTLESLIAGVPMLTWPMGADQFANANLLVDEHEVAIRACEGAQTVPNSDELANLLAEAVQGNNVEERRLRASELRKVAINGIKEGGNSFKDLAAFVKHLREEATKIEL, encoded by the coding sequence ATGTCTGAAAATCACCCTCATGTTCTCATCTTTCCTTATCCAGCACAAGGCCATATGCTTCCCCTTCTGGATTTCACTCATCAGCTAGTCAACAATGGAGTAGCCATCACTATTTTAGTCACCCCCAAAAATCTCCCAATCTTAGACCCTCTTCTCTCCAGGAATCCATCAATAAAAACTCTCGTTTTGCCTTTTCCATCTCACCCTTCAATTCCCGCCGGCGTAGAGAACGTCAAGGACCTTCCTGCTAATGGGTTCCGTTCCATGATGTACAATCTCCGAAAACTTCGAGATCCCATATTGGAATGGTTCCGCAACCACCCTTCGCCGCCGTCAGCCATAATTTCCGATATGTTTTTGGGGTTTACTCACGAAATCGCCACCCAGCTCGGTATTCGCCGGTACGTATTCTCCCCCTCCGGCGCGTTGGTCCTATCTGTTGTTTTTTCACTTTGGCGTGAAATGCCCAAGAGGAAAAACCCCAACGATGAAAACGAATATTTTCACTTCCCCAATATCCCCAATTCCCCGAAATTCCCTTTTTGGCAGCTCTCTCATATATACCGGAGTCATGTTGAAGGAGACCCAAGTTCGGAATTCATCAGAGAATGCTATCTCGCTAATATAGCGAGTGACGGAATCGTTTTCAATACGTTTATGGAAttggaaaatatttatttggatcATCTGATGAAAGATTTGGGTCACAACAGGGTATGGTCTGTTGGACCAGTACTTCCTCCGGGAGAGGATGATGTTTCCGGCAAATCAAACAGAGGCGGTTCGAGCTCTGTTTTAGCTAGTGAAATACTAGCATGGCTCGACAAATGTGAAGATCACTCGGTTGTATACGTCTGTTTCGGCAGTCAAGCTGTGttaacaaacaaacaaatggAGGAATTAGCCATAGCTTTGGACAAAAGTGGTGTCAAATTCATTTTGTCAGCAAAAAGAGCCACCAAAGGACACGCTTCAAATGATTACGGTGTGATTCCGTCTTGGTTCGAGGAAAAAGTGGCTGGACGGGGCCTGGTTGTTAGAGACTGGGCCCCGCAAGTGTTGATTTTAAAACACCAAGCTATAGGCGCGTTCTTGACTCACTGTGGTTGGAATTCGACTCTTGAAAGTTTAATAGCAGGAGTACCAATGTTAACATGGCCGATGGGTGCTGACCAATTCGCCAATGCGAACCTTTTAGTTGACGAGCATGAGGTAGCTATTAGAGCTTGTGAAGGTGCGCAAACGGTACCAAATTCAGACGAGTTGGCTAACTTATTGGCGGAAGCTGTGCAAGGAAACAACGTAGAAGAGCGAAGACTTCGTGCATCGGAGCTACGAAAAGTTGCAATTAATGGCATTAAAGAAGGTGGGAACTCATTCAAAGATTTGGCAGCGTTCGTAAAACATTTAAGGGAGGAGGCAACAAAAATCGAATTGTAA
- the LOC125860487 gene encoding uncharacterized protein LOC125860487, producing MVSLSFSSFMLVMLLFIFLTIKDTIAHTDDQAKQIVHEADIDNIRDLWSHLSVKKEVLDGVPAAAEFSNGKMGGRKMMTEMQKDMKEVKKADSSGNYNSPSNRPLGDSRKNVHHQGDEREKSMINSASRLNTKKSSTKLVSTDDQFDDNGSFQKLESEKLVDDSTEFFTMMNKDYVGGPGSGSKPHHKPPINNFQPLHTSNP from the exons ATGGTGTCTTTAAGTTTTAGTTCCTTTATGCTTGTTATGCtactcttcatttttcttaccataaaGGATACAATTGCTCATACTGATGATCAAG CTAAACAAATAGTCCATGAGGCTGACATTGACAACATCAGGGATCTATGGAGTCATCTGAGTGTGAAGAAG GAAGTTTTAGATGGTGTACCGGCAGCTGCTGAATTCAGCAATGGAAAAATGGGAGGAAGAAAAATGATGACAGAGATGCAGAAAGATATGAAGGAAGTGAAGAAAGCTGATTCATCAG GAAACTACAATAGTCCATCCAATAGGCCGCTTGGTGACTCACGAAAGAACGTACATCATCAG GGGGATGAGAGGGAAAAATCAATGATTAATTCAGCAAGTAGACTCAACACGAAGAAGTCATCCACTAAATTAGTTTCAACAGATGATCAATTTGATGATAATGGATCATTTCAGAAGCTTGAATCAGAGAAACTTGTGGACGATTCGACTGAGTTTTTCACCATGATGAACAAAGACTATGTTGGAGGTCCAGGATCTGGAAGCAAACCCCATCACAAACCCCCAATCAACAATTTCCAGCCTCTCCACACATCAAATCcttaa
- the LOC125860483 gene encoding uncharacterized protein LOC125860483 — MVSLSFSSFMFVMLLFIFLTIKDTIVHTDDQVKQIVHEAENDNARTLSHLSVDMEVLDGVPAAAEFSNRKMMIERKKDMIEVKKAESSGNYDRHLGHDSRKNVHHQGNERDSMNSASTDNSKNDDQSDDNGSFENLESENFQDDATVFFTMNKDYVGRPRRKPGHKVLP; from the exons ATGGTGTCTCTAAGTTTTAGTTCCTTTATGTTTGTTATgcttctcttcatttttcttacTATAAAGGATACAATTGTTCATACTGATGACCAAG TTAAACAAATAGTACATGAAGCTGAAAATGATAACGCCAGGACACTGAGTCATCTGAGTGTGGACATG GAAGTTTTGGATGGTGTACCGGCAGCTGCGGAATTCAGTAATAGAAAAATGATGATAGAGAGAAAGAAAGACATGATTGAAGTGAAGAAAGCTGAATCATCAG GAAACTACGATAGGCATCTTGGTCATGACTCACGAAAGAACGTACATCATCAG GGCAATGAGAGGGATTCGATGAATTCAGCAAGTACAGACAACTCGAAGAACGATGATCAATCTGATGATAATGGATCATTTGAGAATCTTGAATCAGAGAATTTTCAGGATGATGCGACTGTGTTTTTCACCATGAACAAAGACTATGTTGGAAGGCCAAGACGCAAGCCTGGTCACAAGGTTTTACCCTGA